The following proteins are encoded in a genomic region of Gimesia algae:
- a CDS encoding restriction endonuclease subunit S gives MNNSHNGFKRTRHGLIPSSWRNDKLANATSFLKDGTHFSPQSNEGPFRYITSKNIRFGKLDLSNCSNISTEDHERIFGACPVRQGDVLLTKDGANTGNATLNTLEEPFSLLSSVAVLRGESDHLLNEFLLQFILSPRGQYAFTSEMAGQAITRLTLTTIGQIEVPLPPLPEQQKIAAILSTWDQAIELTEKLIAAKQKRKQALIHKLITEPLLAVRHSNPKSGWDEAKLGNLIEKRTQTSSDLESFPLYSFTIEAGVTPKTDRYERSFLLKDGANNKYAIVRFEDFVVNPMNLRFGAIGRSRVQNTVSVSAYYDVFSVVNSKCDSSFLEHVLKSPLLFHIYETVATGSLIEKRRVHFSEFVKISISMPSLDEQTRIASIIDLQDNELKMLSKKIALIKEQKKGLMQQLLIGKVRVNVDSETVKG, from the coding sequence ATGAACAACTCGCATAACGGTTTTAAGCGGACAAGGCATGGACTCATTCCAAGTTCATGGCGGAACGACAAGCTTGCCAATGCAACGTCATTTTTGAAAGACGGTACGCATTTCTCGCCTCAATCCAATGAAGGTCCGTTTCGCTATATCACATCTAAGAATATTCGATTCGGAAAACTGGACCTGTCCAATTGTTCGAACATCTCTACCGAAGATCATGAGCGTATATTCGGAGCCTGTCCAGTTCGCCAAGGTGACGTGTTATTAACCAAAGACGGTGCAAACACGGGGAACGCTACCTTAAACACACTTGAAGAACCATTCAGTTTACTTTCAAGCGTTGCTGTTCTCAGAGGCGAATCGGACCATTTGCTCAATGAGTTCTTACTTCAGTTTATCTTGAGTCCTCGTGGGCAGTATGCGTTTACGAGTGAGATGGCAGGGCAAGCAATAACAAGACTGACACTCACGACAATAGGACAGATTGAGGTCCCTCTTCCGCCTCTTCCCGAACAGCAGAAGATTGCCGCCATTCTTTCGACGTGGGATCAGGCAATTGAATTGACTGAGAAGCTGATCGCCGCTAAGCAGAAACGCAAACAAGCCCTCATTCACAAGCTGATTACGGAGCCGCTACTGGCCGTGCGACACAGCAATCCGAAGTCAGGCTGGGATGAAGCGAAACTAGGCAATCTGATTGAGAAAAGAACTCAAACGAGCAGCGACCTAGAGTCATTTCCTTTGTACAGTTTCACCATCGAAGCTGGTGTCACGCCAAAAACGGATCGATACGAACGCTCTTTTCTGCTGAAGGATGGTGCAAATAACAAGTACGCCATCGTCCGGTTTGAAGATTTCGTTGTAAACCCGATGAACCTTCGGTTTGGTGCCATTGGTCGATCACGGGTACAAAACACCGTTTCTGTGTCAGCCTATTATGACGTGTTTAGTGTCGTTAATTCAAAATGTGACAGTAGCTTTCTCGAACACGTTTTGAAAAGCCCTCTACTATTCCACATTTACGAGACCGTCGCTACAGGGTCTCTCATCGAAAAGAGACGAGTTCACTTCTCTGAATTTGTCAAAATCTCGATCTCGATGCCATCGTTGGATGAGCAGACACGAATTGCGTCTATCATCGATTTGCAGGATAACGAATTGAAGATGCTCTCCAAGAAGATTGCTCTGATAAAGGAACAGAAAAAAGGACTCATGCAGCAGCTTCTCATCGGCAAAGTCCGGGTCAATGTGGACTCTGAGACGGTAAAGGGGTAA
- a CDS encoding type I restriction-modification system subunit M, translated as MANGNGKQSDSVSQSEINGILWKACDTFRGAVDPSEYKNYILVMLFVKYISDVWQDHYAKLVEEFGDPKSKTAKERIHRKLKRERFVLPAHCTFETLYEQRNAANIGEVINTVLDEIEDSNKEKLEGVFRNIDFNSEASLGQTKERNVRLKSLLEDFTDPRLDLRPSRVGTMDVIGNAYEYLIGRFAANAGKKAGEFYTPPEVSQLLARLVDPQPGERICDPACGSGSLLIKCGQQVGTKDFSLWGQENIGATWALSKMNMFLHGMDNARIEWGDTIRNPKLLSDDKLMKFEVVVANPPFSLDKWGQDEAGADHYNRFHRGVPPKSKGDYAFISHMIETITETSGRVGVVVPHGVLFRGSSEGKIRKQLIEENLLDAVVGLPANLFYGTGIPAAILVFRKQKSDKSVLFIDASREYDDAKTQNRLADEHIEKIVATYKARENADKYAYVADFDEIEENDFNLNIPRYVDTFEEEEEIDIRAVQEEIDDLDTELAQVQEQMQGYLKELGW; from the coding sequence ATGGCAAACGGAAACGGTAAACAATCAGATTCGGTCTCACAATCCGAGATCAATGGCATTCTCTGGAAGGCGTGTGATACGTTTCGTGGGGCGGTCGATCCTTCGGAGTATAAGAACTACATCCTTGTGATGTTGTTCGTGAAGTACATCTCCGATGTCTGGCAGGACCATTACGCCAAGTTGGTCGAAGAGTTTGGCGATCCTAAGAGCAAGACTGCAAAGGAACGTATCCATAGAAAGTTGAAGCGGGAGCGGTTTGTGTTGCCTGCTCACTGCACGTTCGAGACTTTGTATGAGCAGCGGAACGCCGCCAATATTGGCGAGGTCATCAACACCGTTCTGGACGAAATCGAAGACTCCAACAAAGAGAAGCTCGAAGGGGTCTTCCGCAACATCGATTTCAATTCGGAAGCCAGCCTTGGTCAGACGAAAGAACGAAACGTCCGGCTCAAATCGTTGCTGGAAGATTTCACTGACCCCCGGCTCGATTTGCGCCCTAGCCGGGTTGGAACGATGGATGTCATCGGCAACGCTTACGAGTACCTTATCGGCAGGTTCGCTGCCAATGCCGGAAAGAAGGCGGGAGAGTTCTACACACCTCCCGAAGTTTCACAATTGCTCGCTCGGCTTGTCGATCCACAACCGGGAGAACGCATCTGCGATCCAGCGTGTGGGTCGGGATCACTACTCATCAAGTGCGGTCAGCAGGTTGGAACGAAGGATTTTTCGTTGTGGGGTCAGGAGAACATCGGAGCGACGTGGGCACTCTCCAAGATGAACATGTTCCTGCATGGAATGGACAACGCCCGCATCGAATGGGGCGACACGATCCGCAATCCGAAGTTGCTGTCCGACGACAAGCTCATGAAGTTCGAAGTGGTCGTCGCTAATCCACCTTTCTCGCTCGATAAGTGGGGGCAGGACGAAGCGGGTGCTGATCATTACAACCGCTTTCACCGAGGCGTGCCGCCCAAGAGTAAGGGCGACTACGCCTTTATCTCGCACATGATTGAAACGATCACTGAGACCAGTGGACGGGTCGGGGTGGTCGTGCCGCATGGTGTGTTATTCCGAGGATCAAGCGAAGGCAAGATTCGAAAACAACTCATTGAAGAGAACTTACTCGATGCGGTTGTTGGTCTCCCTGCGAACCTTTTCTATGGCACCGGCATTCCCGCTGCCATTCTGGTCTTCCGTAAACAGAAGTCCGATAAGTCAGTGTTGTTTATTGATGCGAGCAGGGAATACGACGACGCCAAGACCCAAAACCGATTAGCCGACGAGCATATCGAAAAGATCGTCGCCACGTACAAGGCACGGGAGAACGCTGACAAATACGCCTACGTCGCTGATTTCGATGAGATCGAGGAGAACGACTTCAATCTGAACATTCCCCGCTACGTGGATACGTTCGAGGAAGAGGAAGAGATCGACATTCGGGCGGTGCAGGAAGAAATCGACGACCTCGATACTGAGTTAGCCCAAGTCCAAGAGCAGATGCAAGGGTATCTGAAGGAGTTGGGCTGGTAA
- a CDS encoding helix-turn-helix domain-containing protein, which yields MTQQKLSELLGVSLSYISKVENKRLNGGDYPSEKVRPQTG from the coding sequence ATGACACAACAAAAACTGTCTGAACTGCTGGGCGTGAGCCTCTCATACATATCGAAAGTCGAGAACAAACGGCTCAACGGCGGTGACTATCCAAGTGAAAAAGTTCGTCCACAAACTGGCTGA
- a CDS encoding HEPN-associated N-terminal domain-containing protein yields MARQRRRLYVCESCIEDEELQAVVRANLISNKCDYCQTANDALMASGIDSVIQRMRYAVNEVFTDPASELPYDGREGGYQGSIIDDSYDLFEQMNFCVENAQLLDDLMDEFNGEVLCYRDVFGPSSEEFFEDAWERFKRVVQHQRRYTFWESQEDGEHGDPARNVSASEMLPEIGHNIEHVSPILDLPVGEEFWRVQVFERGMSSTNPARYTSPPTDHANQPNRMSPAGISMFYGANDFDTAVAETVDPSTMGGQEATGARFQTLVALNVLDLSNFYGRRSFFVELDRRGRNAVEFLTAFNRELSRPIQQDGRQHIEYVPTQVFTEYVRFRMTMQDEQPIHGIKYRSSRNGQACFVIFADQSDCLSNVPERLRPQLLDFIDGSLRTEIIESSPNASPL; encoded by the coding sequence ATGGCAAGGCAACGGCGGCGACTCTACGTGTGCGAATCCTGCATCGAGGACGAAGAACTACAGGCTGTAGTTCGTGCAAACCTTATTTCAAACAAGTGTGACTATTGCCAAACCGCAAACGATGCTTTGATGGCAAGTGGGATTGATTCCGTAATCCAGCGAATGCGATACGCCGTTAACGAGGTCTTTACGGACCCTGCGTCAGAGTTGCCATATGACGGTCGAGAGGGGGGGTATCAGGGATCAATCATTGATGACAGCTATGACCTCTTCGAACAAATGAACTTTTGTGTCGAAAATGCACAGCTTCTTGATGATCTCATGGACGAATTCAATGGCGAGGTCTTGTGTTATCGGGATGTGTTTGGTCCAAGTTCCGAAGAATTTTTTGAAGACGCTTGGGAGCGTTTCAAGCGTGTGGTACAACATCAAAGAAGATACACCTTCTGGGAGTCCCAAGAGGATGGAGAACATGGTGATCCAGCGAGGAATGTTTCAGCCAGCGAAATGTTGCCTGAAATTGGACACAATATCGAACATGTGTCTCCAATTCTTGATTTGCCAGTCGGAGAAGAGTTTTGGCGAGTACAGGTGTTTGAACGTGGGATGTCGTCAACAAATCCTGCTCGCTATACGTCGCCGCCGACTGATCATGCTAACCAACCAAACCGAATGAGTCCCGCTGGCATTTCGATGTTTTATGGAGCCAACGATTTCGATACAGCGGTCGCAGAAACAGTCGATCCAAGTACTATGGGTGGTCAAGAGGCAACAGGCGCTCGTTTTCAAACGCTTGTTGCCTTGAACGTACTCGATCTTTCCAATTTTTATGGGCGTAGAAGTTTCTTTGTAGAACTTGATCGACGTGGCCGAAATGCAGTCGAGTTCCTGACGGCGTTCAACAGGGAACTTTCACGCCCGATTCAGCAAGACGGAAGACAGCATATTGAGTACGTGCCAACTCAGGTATTCACGGAATACGTGCGATTCAGAATGACGATGCAAGACGAGCAGCCGATCCACGGCATCAAGTACCGAAGTTCGAGAAACGGTCAGGCGTGCTTTGTGATCTTTGCAGATCAAAGTGACTGCCTTTCAAATGTGCCTGAAAGACTTCGACCGCAACTGCTCGACTTTATTGATGGATCACTACGCACTGAAATTATTGAATCATCGCCGAATGCAAGTCCCCTTTAG
- a CDS encoding SGNH/GDSL hydrolase family protein, which produces MKHFYVLLSLMALCHSLTAAEPIRERIEWIDIWVTDANKDDLPRVLLAGDSITRGYYGAVEKQLAGKASCARLTTSKCVSDPTFNDDLLLLLKQYKFSVIHINNGLHGWGYTEEQYRDGLSKTIVAVKKYAGDTKLIWATTTPVRERSDLKTFAERTDRVKVRNKLAAEIMTKRQVPTDDLFELVKDHADWQSTDGVHFNAKGNEALAKQVAESVSQQLRFAE; this is translated from the coding sequence GTGAAGCATTTCTATGTTCTGTTGTCGCTAATGGCACTGTGCCATTCCTTGACTGCTGCTGAACCGATTCGTGAACGAATCGAGTGGATTGATATTTGGGTCACGGATGCTAACAAAGACGATCTTCCCCGAGTCCTGCTGGCTGGAGATTCGATCACTAGAGGGTACTACGGTGCTGTGGAAAAACAACTCGCCGGGAAAGCATCCTGTGCGAGACTGACCACATCAAAATGTGTGTCCGATCCGACGTTCAATGACGATCTTCTGCTGTTGCTCAAGCAGTACAAGTTCTCCGTGATCCACATCAACAATGGTCTTCACGGATGGGGCTACACGGAAGAGCAATACCGAGATGGTCTTTCCAAAACTATTGTCGCCGTGAAGAAATATGCTGGTGATACTAAGTTAATCTGGGCAACCACGACGCCTGTGCGAGAGAGGAGCGACTTGAAAACCTTCGCTGAACGAACAGATCGAGTCAAAGTGCGGAACAAGCTTGCCGCTGAGATAATGACGAAACGCCAAGTTCCAACCGACGATCTATTTGAACTGGTAAAAGACCATGCCGACTGGCAATCCACGGATGGAGTTCACTTTAATGCAAAGGGAAATGAAGCTCTGGCGAAACAAGTGGCTGAGAGCGTGTCGCAGCAATTGCGATTTGCAGAGTAA
- a CDS encoding SMI1/KNR4 family protein, translated as MDWNHVFQHVAKEIPATDDDITYLQKSVLAPLVKSEITEINSEQQNPFLETNPLYEEYQPFDPSKWDIPMRPFPDAFVAFLKWSNGGDFVRGEREFGMFGTKSIREYLLAYQIPEYMPGAVPFAFDGGGGFYLFDMRKEMIDGEFPIVISHSGSLGWDQEDAIRIADTFLEAITKS; from the coding sequence ATGGATTGGAATCACGTTTTTCAGCACGTTGCCAAAGAAATACCGGCGACCGATGACGATATTACTTACCTCCAAAAGTCCGTGCTTGCTCCGTTGGTGAAGAGCGAGATTACTGAGATCAATTCAGAGCAGCAGAATCCGTTTCTGGAGACCAACCCTTTGTACGAAGAGTACCAGCCATTCGATCCGTCGAAGTGGGATATCCCTATGCGACCATTTCCAGATGCGTTTGTTGCATTTCTCAAGTGGTCAAACGGTGGAGATTTTGTCAGGGGCGAGCGTGAGTTCGGCATGTTCGGAACAAAGTCGATCAGGGAATACTTGCTTGCGTACCAGATACCAGAGTACATGCCGGGTGCGGTACCGTTCGCTTTCGACGGAGGTGGGGGGTTCTACCTCTTCGATATGAGAAAAGAGATGATTGATGGTGAATTCCCCATTGTGATTTCACACAGTGGAAGTCTGGGTTGGGACCAAGAAGATGCAATCAGAATCGCCGACACTTTCTTAGAAGCCATTACTAAGTCTTAA
- a CDS encoding ArdC family protein, with product MPTPKEIRQNICQQIVDALKSGNTLPWRQPWSNDSNVGLPTNAMSTNRYSGVNPILLEISRMRQGFQSKWWGTYKQIQQLGANVKRGEKGTAITFYKNIPVKNKKTADEESEKTIPLLRTYHVFNVEQTDGLDQLRVGQGDSTTDIGDYHQEADALIDATEADIRYGGNRAFYSPNTDYIQLPMRSQFPNVNDFYSTATHELVHWSGAAHRLNRSDMTYAFEELVAEIGSCYTCTEIGIPASDNLSGVTSYVQSWLRAMKDDPSFIFKASSHASKAADYLLSFHSSPVEEPVMVV from the coding sequence ATGCCAACCCCAAAAGAAATTCGCCAAAACATCTGCCAACAAATCGTAGACGCCTTAAAGTCGGGCAACACGCTCCCATGGCGACAACCGTGGAGCAATGATTCAAATGTGGGACTTCCTACAAACGCTATGAGTACAAACCGCTACTCGGGTGTGAATCCGATCCTGCTGGAAATCAGCCGGATGCGGCAGGGATTTCAATCAAAGTGGTGGGGCACTTACAAACAGATCCAACAACTGGGTGCTAATGTTAAGCGTGGCGAAAAAGGAACAGCAATCACGTTCTACAAAAATATTCCAGTCAAGAATAAAAAGACGGCTGATGAAGAAAGTGAAAAAACTATCCCACTTTTGCGAACCTACCACGTTTTCAATGTCGAACAAACAGATGGTCTGGATCAACTTCGAGTTGGTCAGGGTGATAGCACTACCGACATCGGTGATTATCACCAAGAAGCCGATGCACTCATTGACGCTACTGAAGCTGACATTCGGTATGGCGGAAACCGAGCATTCTACTCACCTAACACAGATTATATTCAATTACCGATGCGAAGTCAGTTCCCCAACGTGAATGACTTCTACAGCACGGCTACTCACGAACTCGTGCATTGGAGCGGAGCCGCTCATCGGTTGAACCGCTCTGATATGACTTACGCTTTTGAAGAACTCGTTGCAGAAATCGGTTCTTGCTACACATGTACTGAAATTGGAATTCCTGCCAGTGATAATCTCTCGGGCGTGACCAGTTACGTGCAAAGCTGGCTCCGTGCGATGAAGGACGATCCGAGTTTTATTTTTAAGGCATCATCTCACGCATCCAAAGCCGCAGACTACTTACTGTCCTTTCACTCTTCGCCGGTTGAAGAACCAGTAATGGTCGTCTGA
- a CDS encoding SMI1/KNR4 family protein, producing MSGDKTEADKLQDALTLLHKRGIQLDRGLSDSEFEVLETRFDFQFPPDLRSLLQSAVPVGVDPNRQGGTFPDWRSCDFNTLLERLNWPFDGMAFDIENNVFWLDEWGAKPIDLAEAIKIARDHVEAAPKLIPLYAHRYIPAEPNIAGNPVFSVHQTDIIYYGQDLWDYIEQEFGEHEEGWYGGQRYADFTPEQYHSVHRCIPFWSDLVS from the coding sequence ATGTCTGGCGACAAGACAGAGGCTGATAAGTTGCAGGATGCGCTGACGTTACTTCACAAGAGAGGCATCCAACTCGACAGAGGACTTTCGGATTCAGAATTTGAAGTTTTAGAAACGAGATTCGATTTTCAATTTCCCCCCGATTTACGTTCCCTATTGCAATCTGCCGTTCCGGTTGGAGTCGATCCGAATAGACAAGGTGGCACATTCCCTGACTGGCGGTCATGTGATTTCAATACACTATTGGAACGACTCAATTGGCCGTTCGATGGAATGGCATTCGACATCGAGAATAATGTGTTTTGGTTGGATGAGTGGGGAGCCAAGCCAATTGATCTTGCTGAAGCCATCAAGATTGCACGGGATCACGTCGAAGCCGCCCCGAAGCTCATCCCTCTCTATGCGCATCGGTACATTCCGGCAGAGCCGAACATTGCAGGGAATCCAGTCTTTTCAGTTCACCAAACCGACATTATCTACTACGGCCAAGACTTGTGGGATTACATTGAGCAGGAATTTGGCGAACATGAAGAGGGATGGTACGGTGGCCAACGATACGCTGACTTCACGCCAGAGCAATACCATTCCGTTCACCGCTGCATTCCATTCTGGAGTGATTTGGTGTCGTGA
- a CDS encoding recombinase family protein: MSTSKQAKSGLGLEGQEATVSQFANAHGAQVLKSYIEVETGKWSERPELAKAVSHARRSKATLVIAKLDRLARNVHFLSGLMEAGVKFLACDQPSANDLTIHILAAVAQDEAHRISERTKAALKAYKARGGKLGASRPECRNLTMDASRRGATAAGKAARREADTAYTDLYPIMRELRDKGVSLRAIARHLNDDGYETRRGRPWNHVQVRSVLRRYEVG; encoded by the coding sequence GTGTCCACTTCAAAGCAAGCCAAGTCTGGACTTGGGCTCGAAGGGCAAGAAGCCACCGTCAGTCAGTTCGCTAACGCTCACGGGGCACAAGTCCTCAAGTCGTACATCGAGGTCGAGACCGGCAAGTGGTCAGAACGACCAGAGTTGGCGAAGGCAGTTTCTCATGCCCGACGATCCAAAGCCACACTCGTCATTGCCAAGCTCGACAGACTGGCCCGTAACGTCCACTTCCTGAGTGGTCTCATGGAGGCAGGCGTCAAGTTCCTTGCCTGCGATCAGCCAAGTGCCAACGATCTAACTATTCACATCTTGGCGGCGGTTGCACAGGATGAAGCCCATCGGATCAGCGAGCGTACCAAGGCTGCGCTCAAAGCTTACAAGGCTCGTGGTGGTAAACTTGGAGCGTCCAGACCAGAGTGTCGTAACCTGACTATGGATGCGAGTAGAAGAGGCGCAACAGCGGCAGGTAAAGCCGCACGAAGAGAGGCCGACACTGCTTATACTGATCTGTATCCAATCATGAGGGAACTTCGGGATAAAGGTGTTTCACTGCGAGCCATTGCCAGACACCTTAACGACGATGGATACGAGACTCGCCGTGGCCGACCATGGAATCACGTGCAGGTGCGGTCTGTCTTGAGGCGGTACGAAGTTGGTTAA
- a CDS encoding C45 family autoproteolytic acyltransferase/hydolase, producing the protein MVPEITVSLFDLPRNRWRLSEQQVDWAGELIRRTVDEVGDIAPYKELLTTYSSHFVKDEYIAEIEGLAAQSGTDFIQALAANLYYDFVKLLLGCTAFAVNTDSGPIHARNMDWFSHNNSLSEFTTIVNFVESDGKLRFQSVGWPGSVSVLSGMAPGRFTVTLNAVLSDEPIQAATSSALLIREVCQIANNYEEAVNILSTRPITSDCLLLVTGTRRGEMAVIERTPTRSAIRTTEEDFLVVTNDYRALDCNGGDATGDIYETACGRFDAASRCLSSKLPTCPDECFEILDDSNVKMQITVQQMVMCARTGELKVKTTHHR; encoded by the coding sequence ATGGTTCCAGAAATTACGGTTTCACTCTTTGATCTGCCACGCAATCGGTGGAGACTGTCTGAGCAACAAGTGGATTGGGCGGGCGAACTCATTCGCCGAACAGTGGATGAGGTTGGTGACATTGCGCCGTACAAAGAACTTCTCACGACATATTCCTCTCACTTCGTTAAAGACGAATATATTGCTGAGATTGAGGGATTGGCTGCGCAGTCGGGTACAGACTTCATTCAGGCCCTCGCCGCCAACCTGTATTATGACTTTGTAAAGCTATTGCTTGGTTGCACTGCATTCGCTGTGAATACTGATAGCGGACCAATCCACGCACGAAACATGGACTGGTTCTCTCACAATAATTCTCTGTCGGAATTCACAACTATTGTGAACTTCGTAGAGTCCGATGGCAAACTCCGGTTTCAATCAGTTGGTTGGCCGGGGAGTGTGAGTGTACTTTCGGGGATGGCACCCGGTCGCTTTACTGTGACACTCAATGCCGTGTTGTCTGACGAACCCATTCAGGCTGCAACCTCGTCTGCTCTACTGATTCGAGAAGTCTGTCAAATTGCCAACAATTATGAAGAAGCCGTAAACATTTTGAGCACTCGCCCGATTACTTCCGACTGTCTCCTGCTGGTAACTGGAACTCGTCGAGGTGAGATGGCTGTCATCGAAAGAACACCAACTCGTTCTGCAATTCGAACAACTGAAGAAGATTTCCTTGTAGTCACAAACGACTATCGAGCACTCGACTGCAACGGCGGTGACGCCACCGGTGACATCTATGAAACGGCATGTGGCCGGTTTGACGCTGCATCACGATGCTTGAGTTCGAAGTTACCTACCTGCCCAGATGAATGTTTCGAAATTCTTGATGACAGCAATGTGAAAATGCAGATCACTGTGCAACAAATGGTAATGTGTGCCAGAACCGGAGAACTCAAAGTTAAAACCACTCACCACAGGTGA
- a CDS encoding SEC-C metal-binding domain-containing protein, which produces MSKRRRGFPSETQVKRGVRIVHGDKLLEEKLGRNDLCPCGSGKRFKKCCLKSGRF; this is translated from the coding sequence ATGAGTAAACGTCGTCGAGGGTTCCCATCTGAAACGCAAGTGAAGCGGGGTGTCCGCATCGTTCACGGCGACAAGTTGTTGGAAGAAAAACTCGGTCGTAATGACCTGTGCCCATGTGGTTCTGGCAAGCGATTCAAAAAGTGCTGCCTCAAGTCAGGCCGCTTTTGA
- a CDS encoding RNA ligase family protein — translation MSQSHNEFVKYPRTPHLFGSTGTDDDKHLGENESNQFIANESLIIEEKIDGTNVGIHFTDDELVLQCRGHLITEGMHPQYDLFKQWVVVKRKVLEEMLGSRYILFGEWVYAKHSIHYRQLPHYFFEFDIYDKQNQAFLSLERRLNLLEGTGVQTVPVIHTGKVKKSQLDKMIGPSAFDSEFDNPMTNQTDILMEGLYFRTEMDGTVSSRAKFVRPEFVEKIKQSTHWQHQQMVPNLLAAEADVWA, via the coding sequence ATGAGTCAATCGCACAATGAATTCGTCAAATATCCGAGGACACCGCATTTGTTCGGTTCGACGGGGACGGACGATGATAAACATCTTGGTGAAAACGAGTCGAATCAATTCATTGCTAATGAGTCTCTCATTATAGAAGAGAAGATCGACGGGACTAACGTGGGCATTCATTTCACGGATGATGAATTGGTTCTGCAATGTCGAGGGCACCTAATTACCGAAGGAATGCACCCCCAGTACGACTTGTTCAAACAATGGGTGGTTGTGAAACGAAAAGTTCTCGAAGAGATGCTGGGGAGTAGGTATATCTTGTTTGGAGAATGGGTGTATGCAAAACATTCCATTCATTATCGTCAACTCCCTCATTATTTTTTCGAGTTTGATATTTATGACAAACAAAATCAGGCATTCCTCAGCTTAGAACGCCGCCTTAATTTGCTTGAAGGTACTGGGGTGCAAACTGTTCCCGTCATTCATACAGGGAAAGTAAAGAAAAGCCAGTTGGATAAAATGATTGGCCCATCAGCGTTTGACAGTGAGTTTGACAACCCAATGACGAACCAAACCGATATTCTCATGGAAGGACTTTATTTTAGAACGGAAATGGATGGGACTGTCAGCAGTCGGGCCAAATTTGTTCGACCGGAATTTGTGGAAAAAATTAAACAGAGCACTCACTGGCAACATCAGCAGATGGTGCCAAATCTACTAGCAGCAGAGGCAGATGTCTGGGCATGA
- a CDS encoding ATP-binding protein has protein sequence MNWNELSQASLNGIMDWASSQPWSQEMANCNQDAEWHSEGDVWTHTKMVCSQLPLLDEWSSLTSHEQLVLIFTALLHDSGKPLTSQIDPETNRIRSPKHAVKGEHLARSILRDVGCDLQTREEISRLVRFHGRPAFLLEKSDPNHEVVFLSWLVNNKLLYLFALADTRGRATKEMGRPEENLHLWKLASEENGCFEEPYDFANDQARFEFYRQREPSLHYVPHEEYSCTVILLSGLPGSGKDTWLSNARNEIPVVSLDEIRSELQIDPTDNQGEVVQEARERCRELLRKKVSFAFNATNLMRQTRQRWVDLFADYGARIEVIYVEPPFELILQQNKQREQSVPEKVIHELARKCEPPTWTESHSLVLADS, from the coding sequence ATGAATTGGAATGAGCTATCGCAGGCTTCTCTTAATGGCATCATGGATTGGGCAAGCAGCCAGCCATGGTCCCAAGAGATGGCTAATTGTAACCAAGACGCTGAGTGGCATTCCGAGGGGGATGTATGGACTCATACGAAGATGGTCTGCTCTCAATTACCTCTGCTTGATGAGTGGAGTTCTTTGACTTCACATGAGCAACTCGTGTTAATTTTTACCGCTCTCCTCCACGATTCAGGCAAACCTCTCACTTCACAGATCGATCCCGAAACCAATCGAATCAGGTCGCCCAAACATGCAGTCAAAGGGGAGCATCTTGCTCGTTCAATTCTCCGTGATGTCGGCTGTGATCTGCAAACTCGTGAAGAGATTTCTCGACTCGTTCGATTTCATGGTCGCCCGGCGTTTCTTCTTGAAAAGTCTGATCCAAATCATGAGGTCGTTTTTCTCTCATGGCTCGTCAATAACAAGTTGTTATATCTATTCGCACTCGCTGATACTCGTGGTCGAGCGACTAAGGAAATGGGACGGCCAGAAGAAAATCTCCATTTGTGGAAACTCGCATCGGAGGAGAATGGTTGTTTCGAGGAACCTTACGATTTTGCAAACGATCAAGCCCGATTTGAATTTTATCGGCAACGTGAGCCCAGTTTGCACTATGTCCCACACGAGGAATATTCTTGCACCGTTATCTTGTTATCAGGATTACCGGGCAGTGGAAAAGATACTTGGCTGTCGAATGCTCGGAATGAAATCCCTGTCGTTTCGCTGGATGAAATTCGATCTGAACTACAAATTGATCCCACTGATAATCAAGGGGAAGTTGTCCAAGAGGCACGAGAACGCTGTCGAGAATTACTACGAAAGAAAGTGTCCTTCGCTTTCAATGCCACAAATCTTATGAGGCAAACTCGGCAACGATGGGTTGACCTGTTTGCCGATTACGGTGCTCGGATCGAAGTCATATATGTCGAACCACCCTTTGAACTTATTCTTCAGCAAAACAAGCAAAGAGAACAGTCGGTTCCAGAAAAAGTGATTCACGAACTTGCAAGAAAATGTGAGCCGCCTACTTGGACGGAATCTCATTCGCTTGTATTAGCAGATAGTTAG